Part of the Neisseria brasiliensis genome is shown below.
CAGACGGCAGCCATTGACTGCCTTTCTGCCAGATAATTTCAATCGGTTGATAACCGAAAAAAGCGGCATTCATGATGTCTTTGCAAAATTTATACACATCAACATCAGCAACCAGCCAATTTTCGACAAAATCCAATACACGCTCATCGACTTCATCGCCACTTAATTTCCAATCCAAGCGGGCAACGGCGGCTTTTCGTCGGCGCACGAAGCTGCCGACCAGCTCATCGCGCAACAATTCGCGGTAAACCGAGATTTGCTTGCCCATCTTGCGCAAAATCGGGTCGGGATTGGGCAGCCAGCCGCCGAAACCGTTTAAAAACTGACGGGAGACAGCGATATGGCCGGTCAAATCTTCGGGCTTGAAAGTGATGTTTTGACCATTCAATTTGAGTTTGAGATGCGATTTTTTCATGTGATTCTCTTTTCAGACGGCCTTAAAAGCCTTGCGTGATTCGGCTGCGGCGTTTGATTTTTCGGCTGGCCACGCGTACTGGCCCGGCATTCAGCTCTCGACTCGCGTAATGCGCCAACACCAAGGCAATCGCCGCGTCGCCGTGGCGTTTTCTGCCGTCTTGCCCTTTGGTTCGCGTGTCGGGAATGCGCGGCACACCTTTGACCAATTCGAACGCACGCAGGTCGGCCAAGATGTCTTCATCGCGCGGCAAGCCGTCGAGCGTGCCGTCTTCTAGTGCGGCTTTGAACGGCGCGGTGTGGCTGCGGTACCAGTTTTCAGACAGCATCACAGCTTCCACGACTTCGGCACCGAAGGCATCGCGCATGGCTTCGGCCAGCGATTGGCCGTTGCCGCGTGCGTCCAAGGCCGCGCCGCGTAAATTCGGCAAGCCGTGCAGCAGGTGCTTCATGATTTGCTCTTGCTGGGCAAACGGCATATTGCCTAACTCTAAGATAAACGGCGGTTTTAAAATCAGGTCTTTGCTTTGCAAGAGCGGCACGATCACGGTTCGGTCACCGCTTCGGGCAAAGTCTTCGCCGACAAAGGAAACGCGGGTTTTGTCCAAGCCATCCAACAAGGGTTGCAGCTCATCGGCAATCCAGTCGGCCACTTCACGGGCGCGGCGCGGTTCGGGTAACAGGCCGAAATCGTCGGTTTGGTCGTAACGGATAACCGGCGCGTATGGGGTCATGCGGCTTTCAATCAGCGCACGGTTCAGCCATTTGCCGCCGCCGTTTTTCGGGATGCAGTCCAACTCTTCGGACGCATCTTCGCCGTAAAAATCGCGAATTTCTTTACACCACGCGGCTTCGCCGTCGGCAGACCATTCTTTGCCTAAACGCAGGCAAATGCGTTGATACAAGCCTTGCTCAACGGCTTCATCAAACGGGATGCGGTGGACGGAGTATGGTTTTTTACCGGCGCGGACATCTTCAATCAGCTCATTGAACGGATTATCCACACCATCGTGGGTGGAGATGATGTGTACCTGTCCGCCCCACATCAGCAAGGCCATCGCCGCTTTAAGCAACTCCCCAAGCTGCTCGTGGAAGGCGGCCTCATCAATAATCACACGGCCTTGTTTACCGCGAAGGTTGGACGGACGGCTGGATAAGGCGGTAATGCGGTAGCCCGAGGCAAAGCGGATAACAAATGCCAAAACCGACTGGCGGTCGTCGCCTTCGACAAACACTTCCTCGGTTTCTTCAATCTCGCCTGCCGCCAGCTGGTAGTGCTTCGCCCAGCCCGCGCAGTCGCGGATAAACTCTAAAGCCATGTCTTTGTTATAGCCGATATACCATGCGTCCATGCCTTTGGCCGACGCTGCCAGCAATGCGGTATCTGCCGCTTCGCCCCAGCTCAAACCGATACGGCGCGATTTCTCGCACAGCTTGACGGGCGACTGGTCGGCGCACCATGCCTGCTGATACGGCAGCAAGACCGCAGGTGTGCGGTCTTCGGATTGGGTTTGTGTTTTGCTTTCAGACGGCCTCATGATGCAATCCCCAAAATATGTTTGCGGATGGCCTCTACCGATTCTTCAGACAGGCCGCCTTTCTTGGCCTGTTTGGCCACGTCTTCCGCTGCTGCCTGCACTTTGGCCTTAACCTTGGCCTGATACTCTTTCAGGCGGGTGCTGGCGGAAATCAAGCCGCTGATTTTCTTCGCACCTTCGGCCATCACGCCGAAACGGTCGAGCGCGTTTAGCTCTTCGTTGTCCATTTCGCCGATTTGCACCAACGCATCGAAC
Proteins encoded:
- a CDS encoding terminase large subunit domain-containing protein gives rise to the protein MRPSESKTQTQSEDRTPAVLLPYQQAWCADQSPVKLCEKSRRIGLSWGEAADTALLAASAKGMDAWYIGYNKDMALEFIRDCAGWAKHYQLAAGEIEETEEVFVEGDDRQSVLAFVIRFASGYRITALSSRPSNLRGKQGRVIIDEAAFHEQLGELLKAAMALLMWGGQVHIISTHDGVDNPFNELIEDVRAGKKPYSVHRIPFDEAVEQGLYQRICLRLGKEWSADGEAAWCKEIRDFYGEDASEELDCIPKNGGGKWLNRALIESRMTPYAPVIRYDQTDDFGLLPEPRRAREVADWIADELQPLLDGLDKTRVSFVGEDFARSGDRTVIVPLLQSKDLILKPPFILELGNMPFAQQEQIMKHLLHGLPNLRGAALDARGNGQSLAEAMRDAFGAEVVEAVMLSENWYRSHTAPFKAALEDGTLDGLPRDEDILADLRAFELVKGVPRIPDTRTKGQDGRKRHGDAAIALVLAHYASRELNAGPVRVASRKIKRRSRITQGF